The DNA window GAGGGTCATTGGTGGGGATAAATATCAGCTGCATGTAAATGATGATAAATGTATATCATGTAACAAATGCAGCAAAGTTTGCCCGATGCATCTTGACGTCAAAAATGTAAGCACTAATCCTGATTGTATCAAATGTGAACGATGCGTTGATAACTGTCCAAAGGACGCTTTGAACTTCCCACATTAATTTTTAAATCAATGAAAATACTGGAGCAGTACTGATTTGCTCCTGATACATTTTTACGAGAAATGGGGGCGCAGGGGTAGAGAAAGCCCATGAGTTTACAGGGTGTCCGACAATTCTGGACTACTATTAATCTATTTTTATCAATTAGACAAATAAATTGCAAAGATTGCGATTCTAATCAGCAGTGTACAGATAGAAATGACGGGATAAGACAGTTGAGAGTCGTTTGTGTGTCATAGGACAGAAAATGTTTGAGAAAAAAGATGAATACTTACAGGGCTCAGAGGACTTACAACCTGAGAAATATACCGTAGAACCAATTATCGGAAACTACAAACAGAATCTAAGGTTCAGGGAGTTCATTACAATGGGATTAGATTCTGTAAAAACTGGATTCAATCTTGTCTGTTCAGCTGTTAATCTGAAAAAGATATGGTTGAAATCAAAACAAATGATTGATTGAAAATCAATCATTGTATTGTAGATTAACAAAAACATCTGCAAAATATCGGGATACTTATTATTACTTGATTAATTATTGTCGGACAGACTGTAAAGTCGTTGGCTTTCACGTACCCCTGTTGCCCCACTTTCGTAATCAAAGTTTTGAAGGATTCATTGAAATTACTTTAACTAAATTTTTTATATATTATTGTTGTTTGCTAGATAATTCTACTAAAAAGTACCACCTACATCTGATAATATAGTTGATAACTCAATATTTGTTGCTTATAATTATATCAACAAACGATGAAATATATTGCAAATTAGTAACAAATAATCTGTGCTCAACTATAATTGTTCTTAAATGATTTTAAGTGGAAAGATTATAACTTTGTAACAAGTATTTCATTTTCAAAATAGTTAAATACTCTATAACCCAATTATTCACACGAGGTATGAACAATGGTATGGAGTTTCTCAAAACTTGATGAGGATAGTATCAAAGCTATCAATGAACTTGAAAAGAAGATGGGAATTATTTTGCTTGCTTTTTCAGATAGGGATATAAAAGCTGCAGACCTTGATGAAGACCAATTAAAGTCCATAAAGGATCTGGAAGATAAATTAGATATGTCTCTTGTTGCTGTTACCAAGAAATAAGTTATTCTCAAATGGAAGACATATCGTTAATAAGCAAAGCATCAAATACTGTTAATTTTAATTTTTTCATGAAGTATATTTGTCCTCCATATTCATACCCAGAGGTTTTTAATACTGATTAAATTTGCTGAATTTAGTTGATAGATAACGATATCTATAGGTATTCTGCAAACACTCAAAAAAATGAAAATATTAGCTGTATTTTCCATACATCTCTGCTGCATCAACCATTGCCATTACTTTGATAGGAGCAGCATTTGGTGGAAATTCACAACCAGCTGCCAGTATGTAACCACTTGGAGAATTCATACCTT is part of the Methanohalobium evestigatum Z-7303 genome and encodes:
- a CDS encoding transposase, which gives rise to MFEKKDEYLQGSEDLQPEKYTVEPIIGNYKQNLRFREFITMGLDSVKTGFNLVCSAVNLKKIWLKSKQMID